One region of Azoarcus sp. CIB genomic DNA includes:
- a CDS encoding Atrophin-1 multi-domain protein codes for MTNIIRRPPGARVASFAACGLALALAGGGVAAQNGTVWGSYETPFAATSPWNSRPVNPKFSDFVIPKSDYYPSIAEGAWSTGVFVAGSEDPPVTVVGPPNSKGVWDPDAGVHRTVAIPRWPADVIPASAADGHADIVDPVAGVIHSFYKLRQSAGQWMAAQYAWTRLDGRGWGDPAHYFQGARAAAVPTSGGLMRKHEIDDGRPLYRHALAMSLTYNALSANPAYVFPATSADRDAATTNTGKIPEGALVMLPPEFNVGSIQTPAVRKVAETLKTYGAYVVDRNRGTPYVIYVENGSGFNLHRGGWNTVAAADLERIRQGLRQVVAVDGWVDGDDRPVEAERNLNLLSMRGPWTRTSGTVSGSFETWAQAVVFPPSASATVMVNSSGRSLHPVAWAVPVAGQGYRLRAIATGGARLRLQLRDKASGATVFDSKELNNDEVADFVWPGGTVTPVVTVTSGIGSGSTVRAELLRTGG; via the coding sequence ATGACAAATATCATCCGGCGCCCCCCGGGCGCGCGCGTTGCATCGTTCGCGGCCTGCGGGCTGGCGCTGGCACTCGCCGGCGGCGGCGTCGCGGCGCAGAACGGGACGGTGTGGGGTAGCTATGAGACGCCGTTCGCGGCCACTTCGCCGTGGAACAGCCGCCCCGTGAACCCGAAGTTCAGTGATTTCGTGATTCCCAAGTCGGACTACTACCCGTCGATCGCCGAAGGGGCTTGGTCGACCGGCGTGTTCGTCGCGGGCAGCGAGGATCCGCCGGTGACCGTGGTCGGGCCGCCGAACAGCAAGGGCGTGTGGGACCCCGATGCGGGCGTCCATCGCACGGTGGCGATCCCGCGTTGGCCCGCGGACGTGATACCGGCCAGCGCTGCGGATGGGCACGCGGACATCGTCGATCCGGTCGCCGGTGTCATCCATTCCTTTTACAAGCTGCGCCAGTCGGCGGGGCAGTGGATGGCTGCGCAGTACGCGTGGACGCGCCTCGACGGGCGCGGCTGGGGCGATCCGGCGCACTACTTCCAGGGCGCGCGGGCGGCCGCGGTGCCGACCTCGGGCGGTCTGATGCGCAAGCACGAGATCGACGACGGGCGGCCGCTGTACCGCCATGCGCTGGCGATGTCGCTGACCTACAACGCGTTGTCGGCGAATCCGGCCTATGTCTTCCCGGCCACGTCGGCCGACCGTGACGCGGCGACGACCAATACCGGCAAGATCCCCGAAGGCGCGCTGGTGATGCTGCCGCCCGAGTTCAACGTCGGCAGCATCCAGACGCCGGCCGTGCGCAAGGTGGCCGAGACGCTGAAGACCTATGGCGCCTACGTCGTCGACCGCAACCGCGGCACGCCCTACGTCATCTACGTCGAGAACGGGTCGGGCTTCAACCTGCATCGCGGCGGCTGGAACACCGTGGCGGCGGCGGATCTCGAACGCATCCGCCAGGGGCTGCGGCAGGTGGTCGCGGTCGACGGCTGGGTCGATGGCGACGATCGGCCCGTCGAGGCGGAGCGCAATCTCAACCTGCTGTCGATGCGCGGGCCGTGGACGCGGACGAGCGGCACGGTATCGGGCAGCTTCGAGACCTGGGCGCAGGCGGTCGTGTTCCCGCCGAGCGCGAGCGCGACGGTGATGGTGAACAGCAGCGGCCGCAGCCTGCACCCGGTCGCATGGGCGGTGCCGGTCGCCGGCCAGGGCTATCGCCTGCGCGCGATCGCGACCGGCGGTGCGCGCCTGCGCCTGCAGCTGCGCGACAAGGCGAGCGGCGCGACGGTGTTCGACAGCAAGGAACTGAACAACGACGAGGTCGCCGACTTCGTCTGGCCGGGCGGGACAGTGACGCCGGTGGTGACGGTGACCAGCGGCATCGGCAGCGGCTCGACGGTGCGCGCCGAACTGCTGAGGACGGGCGGATGA
- a CDS encoding serine acetyltransferase has product MSASSHSPGGDALRAPRDTDWAADLRRCGLRRPFLKEQSIWAVAVYRFGRRVDARPDGVAKRLLTAGYWLAFRVVETVVGISLPKAARIGGGLRIWHFGGVFVHPGAVIGRNCTLRQGVTIGNRHEGGPAPVIGDDVEFGAYAQVLGGVRIGRGCRIGALSVVLCDVPDGATAVGAPARIVGGGGAAARRAMEEERQVVEVDNLVAEGGR; this is encoded by the coding sequence ATGAGCGCGTCGTCGCATAGCCCTGGGGGCGACGCGTTGCGTGCGCCGCGCGATACCGATTGGGCTGCGGACCTGCGCCGCTGCGGCCTGCGCCGCCCCTTCCTGAAGGAGCAATCGATCTGGGCCGTCGCCGTGTATCGCTTCGGCCGCCGCGTCGATGCACGTCCGGACGGTGTTGCGAAGCGGCTGCTGACGGCGGGCTACTGGCTTGCCTTCCGCGTCGTCGAAACCGTGGTCGGCATCAGCCTGCCGAAGGCCGCGCGGATCGGCGGCGGGCTGCGCATCTGGCACTTCGGCGGCGTGTTCGTGCATCCCGGCGCCGTGATCGGGCGCAACTGCACGCTGCGCCAGGGCGTGACGATCGGCAACCGCCACGAGGGTGGCCCGGCGCCGGTGATCGGCGACGACGTCGAGTTCGGCGCCTACGCGCAGGTGCTGGGGGGTGTGCGCATCGGCCGGGGCTGCCGCATCGGCGCGCTGTCGGTGGTGCTGTGCGACGTGCCCGACGGCGCGACCGCGGTGGGGGCGCCGGCGCGCATCGTCGGCGGAGGTGGCGCCGCGGCGCGGCGAGCGATGGAAGAGGAGAGGCAAGTGGTGGAAGTCGACAATCTCGTCGCGGAGGGCGGACGTTGA
- a CDS encoding glycosyltransferase, with protein sequence MRIAYLINQYPKVSHSFIRREILALERQGFDVLRIAVRGWDAELVDAEDRAEQARTTYLLRDGMGALAKAVVQVALHRPGRFLAALRLALRMGRRADRPWPYHLVYLAEACRALPALREFGARHVHAHFGTNPAEVAMLIEALAGVPYSFTVHGPDEFDKPGFLGTGEKIRRSAFVVAISSFGRSQLFRWAAHRDWERVKIVHCGLEPAFHCVPATPVPAAPRLVCVGRLCEQKGQLLLVEALARLAAQNIDFEMVFAGDGELRGEIERLVARHGLQGRIRITGWISSEQVRDEILAARALVLPSFAEGLPVVIMEALALRRPVATTYVAGIPELVRPQENGWLFPAGSVEALATVLETVLAAPAAELERMGEAGRRRVLERHDVDREAAKLADYFHEACA encoded by the coding sequence TTGAGGATCGCCTACCTGATCAACCAGTACCCGAAGGTGAGCCACAGCTTCATCCGGCGCGAGATCCTCGCGCTGGAGCGGCAGGGCTTCGACGTGCTGCGCATCGCCGTGCGCGGCTGGGATGCGGAGCTCGTGGATGCCGAGGACCGCGCCGAGCAGGCGCGCACGACCTACCTGCTGCGGGACGGCATGGGGGCGCTGGCGAAGGCGGTCGTGCAGGTCGCGCTGCACCGCCCCGGCCGCTTTCTCGCGGCACTGCGGCTCGCGCTGCGCATGGGACGCCGCGCCGACCGGCCGTGGCCCTACCACCTCGTCTATCTCGCCGAGGCCTGCCGCGCCTTGCCGGCCCTGCGCGAATTCGGCGCGCGCCACGTGCATGCCCATTTCGGCACCAACCCGGCCGAGGTCGCGATGCTGATCGAGGCGCTCGCGGGCGTGCCCTACAGCTTCACGGTGCATGGGCCGGACGAGTTCGACAAGCCCGGCTTTCTCGGCACCGGCGAGAAGATCCGCCGCTCCGCCTTCGTCGTCGCGATCAGCTCCTTCGGCCGCAGCCAGCTCTTCCGCTGGGCGGCGCACCGCGACTGGGAGCGCGTGAAGATCGTGCATTGCGGGCTGGAGCCGGCCTTCCATTGCGTGCCGGCGACGCCGGTGCCGGCCGCGCCGCGCCTGGTGTGCGTCGGCCGCCTGTGCGAGCAGAAGGGCCAACTGCTGCTGGTCGAGGCGCTCGCGCGGCTGGCGGCGCAGAACATCGACTTCGAGATGGTGTTCGCGGGCGACGGCGAGCTGCGTGGCGAGATCGAACGCCTCGTTGCCCGGCACGGCCTGCAGGGACGGATCCGGATCACCGGCTGGATCAGCAGCGAGCAGGTGCGCGACGAGATCCTCGCCGCGCGCGCGCTGGTGCTGCCGAGCTTCGCCGAAGGCCTGCCGGTCGTCATCATGGAAGCGCTCGCGCTGCGCCGGCCGGTGGCCACGACCTATGTTGCGGGCATCCCCGAACTGGTGCGCCCGCAGGAAAACGGCTGGCTCTTTCCGGCCGGGTCGGTCGAGGCGCTCGCCACCGTGCTGGAAACCGTGCTGGCGGCGCCGGCCGCGGAGCTCGAACGTATGGGCGAGGCGGGGCGCCGGCGCGTGCTCGAGCGCCACGATGTGGACCGCGAGGCGGCGAAGCTCGCGGACTACTTCCACGAGGCTTGCGCATGA
- a CDS encoding glycosyltransferase family 2 protein — protein MSIVSALLAIVPALLLVPVVLLFVQILVALPPRRRRPVPAAPRPRAAVLVPAHDEALGIAATVRAIRAQLTDGDRVVVVADNCSDDTAILARAAGAEVIVRNDPQRRGKGYALDFGMRYLEAAPPQVVAIVDADCRLAEGALDRLARSCGASGRPVQALYLMYAPPGSGLKARIAEFAWAVKNRLRPLGYARLGLPCQLMGSGMVFPWATLCAAELASGHIVEDLKLGLDLTAAGQAPLFCPDALVGSEFPRSTEGARTQRTRWEHGHLATIVGAAPRLLRAAFTRRNLRLAALVLDLCVPPLALLTLAVVAVFAVTGALFAASGAVLPFALAALACALLATSVLLAWAACGRDSVSFADLVRAPLYALSKIPLYLRFLVRRQVDWVRSRRDAS, from the coding sequence ATGAGCATCGTGTCCGCGCTCCTCGCCATCGTCCCCGCGCTGCTCCTCGTGCCGGTGGTCCTGCTGTTCGTGCAGATCCTCGTCGCACTGCCGCCGCGCCGGCGCCGGCCGGTTCCGGCGGCGCCGCGTCCGCGCGCCGCGGTGCTGGTCCCGGCGCATGACGAGGCGCTCGGGATCGCCGCGACGGTGCGCGCCATCCGCGCCCAGCTCACCGACGGCGACCGCGTCGTGGTCGTCGCGGACAACTGCAGCGACGACACCGCAATCCTTGCGCGCGCGGCCGGTGCCGAAGTGATCGTGCGCAACGACCCGCAACGCCGCGGCAAGGGCTACGCGCTCGACTTCGGCATGCGTTACCTGGAGGCGGCGCCGCCGCAGGTGGTCGCGATCGTCGATGCCGACTGTCGCCTCGCCGAAGGCGCGCTGGACCGCCTCGCGCGCAGCTGTGGTGCGAGCGGGCGACCGGTGCAGGCGCTGTACCTGATGTATGCGCCGCCCGGCTCCGGTCTCAAGGCGCGCATCGCCGAATTCGCCTGGGCGGTGAAGAACCGTCTGCGCCCGCTCGGGTATGCGCGGCTGGGCCTGCCGTGCCAGTTGATGGGTTCGGGGATGGTGTTCCCGTGGGCAACGCTGTGCGCCGCCGAGCTCGCGAGCGGCCACATCGTCGAGGACCTCAAGCTGGGGCTGGATCTGACCGCGGCCGGGCAGGCCCCGCTGTTCTGCCCCGACGCGCTGGTGGGCAGCGAGTTCCCGCGCTCGACCGAAGGCGCGCGCACGCAGCGCACGCGCTGGGAGCACGGCCACCTCGCGACGATCGTCGGCGCCGCGCCGCGCCTGCTGCGCGCGGCTTTCACCCGCCGCAATCTACGTCTCGCGGCGCTCGTGCTGGACCTGTGCGTGCCGCCGCTCGCGCTGCTGACGCTCGCCGTCGTGGCGGTGTTCGCGGTCACCGGCGCGCTGTTCGCGGCCTCCGGGGCGGTCCTGCCCTTCGCGCTGGCCGCGCTCGCGTGCGCGCTGCTTGCGACGTCCGTGCTGCTGGCGTGGGCCGCCTGCGGCCGCGACAGCGTCTCCTTCGCCGATCTCGTCCGCGCGCCCCTGTACGCGCTGTCGAAGATCCCGCTCTACCTGCGCTTCCTCGTCCGCCGCCAGGTCGACTGGGTGCGCTCCCGCAGGGATGCCTCATGA
- a CDS encoding WecB/TagA/CpsF family glycosyltransferase translates to MTPPTVLQARWTQVLRHLLTIPSEDDAARLVEELAAGRQPRMLAFVNAHAMNSAVGDFEFYKALCDADVLLRDGSGMATLFRMLGGDPGLNMNGTDFIPLLLEAYRGRRVALWGTSETWLAAAAARCAADFGVEVVSCENGFHSSAHYCEAVRRTRPELIVLGMGMPKQETVARLVRATAAGAPLIVCGGAVIDFLGGKVERAPRWMRRVGMEWAYRFAREPRRLFHRYIIGNPLFMLRAWRCRAAWAR, encoded by the coding sequence ATGACTCCGCCAACCGTATTGCAAGCGCGCTGGACCCAGGTCCTGCGCCATCTCCTGACCATTCCCTCCGAAGACGACGCGGCGCGGCTCGTCGAAGAACTGGCCGCCGGGCGACAGCCGCGCATGCTCGCCTTCGTCAATGCCCACGCGATGAATTCCGCCGTCGGCGACTTCGAGTTCTACAAGGCGCTGTGCGATGCCGACGTGCTGCTGCGCGACGGCTCGGGCATGGCGACGCTGTTCCGCATGCTGGGCGGCGATCCCGGGCTCAACATGAACGGCACCGATTTCATCCCGCTGCTGCTCGAAGCGTATCGCGGCCGGCGGGTGGCGCTGTGGGGGACCTCGGAGACCTGGCTTGCCGCGGCCGCCGCACGCTGCGCCGCGGACTTCGGCGTCGAGGTCGTCTCGTGCGAGAACGGCTTCCATTCGTCCGCGCACTACTGCGAGGCGGTGCGGCGCACGCGGCCCGAGCTGATCGTGCTCGGCATGGGCATGCCCAAGCAGGAAACGGTCGCCCGCCTCGTGCGCGCGACCGCCGCGGGCGCACCGCTGATCGTGTGTGGTGGCGCGGTCATCGACTTCCTCGGCGGCAAGGTCGAGCGCGCGCCGCGCTGGATGCGGCGTGTGGGCATGGAGTGGGCCTACCGCTTCGCGCGCGAGCCGCGCCGCCTGTTCCATCGCTACATCATCGGCAACCCGCTGTTCATGCTGCGGGCGTGGCGCTGCCGCGCGGCCTGGGCACGATGA
- a CDS encoding GDSL-type esterase/lipase family protein, with protein sequence MNRASGPGRRVAAIVLSAALLFVAVETALQVRSHLRFGQSVFNALRGETRYVDDARTGLKLLRPNRVFPGREVEIRSNSLGLRSPELAPQRTPGSLRVAVVGASTVMGELTRSNDATFPALLGERLRARYPQRDIEVVNAGISGYRLADQLRMLEKVVLPLTPDLVIVYPGFNDFADYCRDKAPASATLRQGLPLVSLPGWLLSVDAVRRHTAFLRAAAPGRQAVLDPAAVDLQPYRARLERLIAKARDAGVPLVLATNARAYRPEQPLEEQMRLSAQARYFNPCFDLAGLNALYDRHNGEILEVGRRLGVPVLPLHERIPGGREYFADASHFTLAGERLAADAIFAFLVRRGLPGA encoded by the coding sequence ATGAATCGCGCATCCGGACCCGGCCGGCGCGTCGCGGCGATCGTCCTGTCGGCGGCGCTGCTCTTCGTCGCCGTCGAAACCGCGCTGCAGGTCCGCTCGCATCTGCGCTTCGGCCAGAGCGTGTTCAACGCCCTGCGCGGCGAGACGCGCTACGTCGACGACGCGCGCACCGGGCTCAAGCTCCTGCGCCCGAACCGGGTGTTCCCCGGCAGGGAAGTCGAGATCCGCAGCAACAGCCTCGGCCTGCGCAGTCCGGAGCTTGCGCCGCAGCGCACGCCGGGCAGCCTGCGCGTCGCCGTCGTCGGCGCATCGACGGTAATGGGCGAGCTCACCCGCAGCAATGACGCGACCTTCCCGGCCCTGCTCGGCGAGCGCCTGCGTGCGCGCTACCCGCAGCGCGACATCGAGGTCGTGAACGCCGGCATCTCCGGCTACCGCCTCGCCGACCAGCTGCGCATGCTGGAAAAGGTCGTGCTGCCGCTGACGCCCGACCTCGTTATCGTCTATCCCGGCTTCAACGACTTCGCCGACTACTGCCGCGACAAGGCCCCCGCATCGGCCACGCTGCGCCAGGGCCTGCCGCTCGTGAGCCTGCCCGGTTGGCTGCTCAGCGTCGACGCTGTGCGGCGCCACACCGCGTTCCTGCGCGCCGCCGCGCCGGGCAGGCAGGCCGTGCTCGACCCCGCCGCGGTCGACCTGCAGCCCTATCGCGCGCGGCTCGAGCGCCTCATCGCGAAGGCGCGTGACGCCGGCGTGCCGCTCGTGCTCGCGACCAACGCGCGCGCCTACCGCCCCGAGCAGCCGCTCGAGGAGCAGATGCGGCTGTCGGCGCAGGCGCGCTACTTCAATCCGTGCTTCGATCTGGCGGGACTCAACGCGCTCTACGACCGCCACAACGGCGAGATCCTCGAGGTCGGACGGCGCCTGGGTGTCCCGGTGTTGCCGCTGCACGAACGCATTCCCGGCGGCCGCGAGTACTTCGCCGACGCCAGCCATTTCACGCTTGCCGGCGAGCGGCTCGCGGCCGACGCGATCTTCGCCTTCCTCGTGCGCCGCGGCCTTCCCGGCGCCTGA
- a CDS encoding MBOAT family O-acyltransferase — MSFQSLHFLLFLCVVFALNRYFLHRLDARKNLLLAASYYFYMCWDWRYAGLLLLMSAVNFVAGRRIEASGRTRDRKLWLAFALAASLGVLACFKYANFFIDGAAHLLASFGFEAELPVLQLLLPVGISFFTFQSLSYTLDIFRGRERASASFRDFALFVAFFPTVLSGPITRARQFLPQLEQPLPDSRERVEEGLVLILRGFVKKMAFADVVAVHLVNPAFASPADYSPLFLIVAVYAFTFQLYMDLSGYTDIARGVAKLLGFELPTNFDRPYRALSVSNFWQRWHTSMSGFFRDYLYFGIGGSKRGNVYVNLYITFVAIGCWHGAGWNFVLYGLIHGSCVCFERWRRGRREARGLPAEPQGALPRLLALLLTFQIIALSRILFRAPDLDSAAAYVAAMLQPVVATPAAPFTAVGLTTLFVAVLLHYLPPRLFEHAARGYLRAPVVLQGGALAGLALALLAFSSGGASFIYFQF; from the coding sequence ATGTCCTTCCAGTCCCTGCATTTCCTGCTGTTCCTGTGTGTCGTGTTCGCGCTGAACCGGTACTTCCTGCACCGCCTCGACGCGCGCAAGAACCTGCTGCTCGCCGCCAGCTACTACTTCTACATGTGCTGGGACTGGCGCTACGCCGGCCTGCTGCTCCTGATGAGCGCGGTGAATTTCGTCGCCGGGCGGCGGATCGAGGCGAGCGGGCGCACGCGCGACCGCAAGCTGTGGCTCGCCTTCGCGCTCGCGGCATCGCTCGGCGTGCTGGCCTGCTTCAAGTACGCGAACTTCTTCATCGACGGCGCCGCGCACCTCCTCGCGTCCTTCGGCTTCGAAGCGGAGCTCCCGGTGCTGCAACTCCTGCTGCCGGTGGGCATCTCCTTCTTCACCTTCCAGAGCCTGTCCTACACGCTCGACATCTTCCGCGGCCGCGAGCGCGCGAGCGCCAGCTTCCGCGACTTCGCGCTCTTCGTCGCCTTCTTCCCGACCGTGCTGTCCGGGCCGATCACGCGTGCGCGCCAGTTCCTGCCGCAACTCGAGCAGCCGCTGCCGGACAGCCGCGAGCGCGTGGAGGAGGGGCTGGTGCTGATCCTGCGCGGCTTCGTGAAGAAGATGGCCTTCGCCGACGTGGTCGCGGTGCATCTGGTGAATCCCGCCTTCGCGTCGCCGGCCGACTACTCGCCGCTCTTCCTGATCGTCGCGGTGTATGCCTTCACCTTCCAGCTCTACATGGATCTCTCCGGCTACACCGACATCGCGCGCGGCGTCGCCAAGCTCCTCGGCTTCGAGCTGCCGACGAACTTCGACCGCCCCTACCGCGCGCTCAGCGTATCGAACTTCTGGCAGCGCTGGCACACCTCGATGTCGGGCTTCTTCCGCGACTATCTGTACTTCGGCATCGGCGGCTCCAAGCGCGGCAACGTGTATGTGAACCTCTATATCACCTTCGTCGCGATCGGCTGCTGGCACGGCGCGGGGTGGAACTTCGTGCTGTACGGCCTGATCCACGGCAGCTGCGTGTGCTTCGAGCGCTGGCGCCGCGGCCGGCGCGAGGCGCGTGGCCTGCCCGCCGAGCCGCAGGGCGCGCTGCCCCGTCTCCTCGCGCTGCTGCTGACCTTCCAGATCATCGCCCTGTCGCGCATCCTGTTCCGCGCGCCCGACCTCGACAGCGCCGCCGCCTACGTCGCGGCGATGCTGCAGCCGGTGGTTGCCACCCCCGCGGCGCCGTTCACCGCCGTCGGACTCACGACGCTGTTCGTCGCGGTGCTGCTGCACTACCTGCCGCCGCGCCTCTTCGAGCACGCCGCCCGCGGCTACCTGCGCGCGCCGGTCGTGCTGCAGGGCGGGGCGCTCGCGGGGCTTGCGCTGGCACTGCTGGCCTTCTCCTCCGGAGGGGCCTCGTTCATCTATTTCCAGTTCTGA
- a CDS encoding GDP-mannose:glycolipid 4-beta-D-mannosyltransferase has product MAASLAIENRQAPIRVLQSLRQQADDNPYVKQVVAAVSPHVDVAFFSWRTALFGRYDVFHVHWPEFLLRAPDRSRPLQYALFLALLVRTALARRPVVRTLHNLEPHEGANRFERFLLERLDRHTRVWIRLNAVTADRAPHTVTILHGHYRDWFAHLTVPDPVPGRLLYFGLIRPYKGVETLIDSFLRLDPALAPDAELRIVGHASTEGLRRRIIDACNTDARIGALLSYVDDATLATEIGQAELVVLPFRRMLNSGSLLLALSLNRPVLVPRNEANEALAEEVGPGWVYMYDGDLDRDVLLGALWHVRNAPRAPMPDFSRREWSEAGDRHYRAYIAALRGEPVGD; this is encoded by the coding sequence ATGGCAGCCAGCCTCGCCATCGAAAACCGGCAAGCGCCGATCCGCGTCCTGCAGTCGCTGCGACAGCAGGCCGACGACAACCCCTACGTGAAGCAGGTCGTCGCGGCCGTGTCGCCCCATGTCGACGTTGCCTTCTTCTCCTGGCGTACGGCGCTGTTCGGCCGCTACGACGTGTTCCACGTACACTGGCCCGAATTCCTGCTGCGCGCGCCGGACCGCAGCCGGCCGCTGCAATACGCGCTCTTCCTCGCGCTGCTCGTGCGCACGGCCCTGGCGCGCCGCCCGGTGGTGCGCACCCTGCACAACCTCGAACCGCACGAGGGCGCGAACCGCTTCGAGCGCTTCCTGCTGGAACGCCTCGACCGACACACGCGGGTGTGGATCCGCCTCAACGCCGTGACCGCCGACCGCGCGCCGCACACCGTGACGATCCTGCACGGCCACTATCGCGACTGGTTCGCCCACCTGACCGTGCCCGATCCGGTGCCGGGCCGCCTGTTGTACTTCGGCCTGATCCGCCCCTACAAGGGCGTCGAAACCCTCATCGACAGCTTCCTGCGTCTCGACCCCGCGCTCGCCCCGGATGCCGAACTGCGCATCGTCGGGCACGCCTCCACCGAAGGTCTGCGCCGCCGCATCATCGACGCCTGCAACACCGACGCGCGCATCGGCGCGCTGCTGAGCTACGTCGACGATGCGACGCTCGCGACCGAGATCGGCCAGGCCGAGCTCGTCGTGCTGCCCTTCCGCCGCATGCTCAACTCGGGCTCGCTGCTGCTCGCGCTGTCGCTCAACCGCCCGGTGCTCGTCCCGCGCAACGAGGCCAACGAGGCGCTGGCCGAGGAGGTCGGCCCGGGCTGGGTGTACATGTACGACGGCGACCTCGACCGCGACGTGCTGCTCGGCGCACTGTGGCACGTGCGCAACGCCCCGCGCGCGCCCATGCCGGACTTCTCGCGCCGCGAATGGAGCGAGGCCGGCGACCGCCATTACCGCGCCTACATCGCCGCGCTGCGTGGCGAGCCGGTCGGGGACTGA
- a CDS encoding lipopolysaccharide biosynthesis protein, with the protein MRTGNVSAATPASAAITPRLGRLAARGALLTMGGQACKILLQFGGIVVLARLLSPGDYGLLAMVTAIVGIGEVLRDFGLSSAAVQARSVSPQQRSNLFWINSAIGLLLALTVFVAAPAIAAFYAQPALQPIAQALAPSFLLNGLATQFRAQLNRDMRFGRLAAADVGGQALGLAAGVTLALRGHGHWALVAQQLAQALGTLLLLAATSGWRPGLPRRGAEMGGFLRYGGNLMSTQLVVYLSRNVDALIIGQRFGAELLGLYNRASQLLMLPLNQINAPATSIALPVLSRLHDDSERYDRFLLHGQAVMLHVTLAIFAFAGAQAEPLMVLVLGEQWAPAVPLFQILAVGGAFQVAAQASYWVFLSKGLTASNLRFTLVSRVLLIAGIVFGAQWGAQWGAQGVATAYAFGVALGWLGGLFWLRASGAPVGAMGRNALGVMLAYGLCGLASAAAAQEWASSLVGRLAFGTTAMIAAFLLLVALWPAFRRSVMDILRSRNLLRAR; encoded by the coding sequence ATGCGCACCGGCAACGTCTCCGCCGCGACGCCCGCATCGGCCGCTATCACCCCGCGCCTGGGCCGGCTCGCGGCACGCGGCGCGCTGCTCACGATGGGCGGGCAGGCGTGCAAGATCCTGCTCCAGTTCGGCGGCATCGTCGTGCTCGCGCGCCTGCTGTCGCCGGGCGACTATGGCCTGCTCGCGATGGTCACGGCAATCGTCGGCATCGGCGAGGTGCTGCGCGACTTCGGGCTGTCGTCGGCCGCCGTGCAGGCCCGCAGCGTCTCGCCCCAGCAGCGCAGCAACCTCTTCTGGATCAACAGCGCGATCGGCCTGCTGCTCGCGCTCACCGTGTTCGTAGCGGCGCCCGCGATCGCGGCTTTCTACGCGCAGCCCGCGCTGCAGCCGATCGCGCAGGCGCTCGCCCCGAGCTTCCTCCTCAACGGCCTCGCGACCCAGTTCCGCGCCCAGCTCAACCGCGACATGCGCTTCGGCCGCTTGGCCGCCGCCGACGTCGGCGGCCAGGCGCTGGGCCTTGCCGCCGGGGTCACGCTCGCGCTGCGCGGCCACGGCCACTGGGCGCTCGTCGCCCAGCAGCTCGCCCAGGCGCTCGGCACGCTGCTGCTCCTCGCCGCGACCAGCGGCTGGCGTCCCGGCCTGCCGCGTCGCGGCGCGGAGATGGGAGGCTTCCTGCGTTACGGCGGCAACCTCATGAGCACCCAGCTCGTCGTCTACCTCAGCCGCAACGTCGATGCGCTGATCATCGGCCAGCGCTTCGGCGCCGAGCTGTTGGGCCTGTACAACCGCGCCAGCCAGCTGCTGATGCTGCCGCTCAACCAGATCAACGCGCCGGCGACCTCGATCGCGCTGCCGGTGCTGTCCCGCCTCCACGACGACAGCGAGCGCTATGACCGCTTCCTGCTGCACGGGCAGGCGGTGATGCTGCATGTCACGCTGGCGATCTTCGCCTTCGCCGGCGCGCAGGCCGAGCCGCTGATGGTGCTCGTGCTGGGGGAGCAGTGGGCCCCGGCCGTGCCGCTGTTCCAGATCCTCGCCGTGGGCGGCGCCTTCCAGGTCGCCGCGCAGGCGAGCTACTGGGTCTTCCTGTCGAAGGGCCTCACCGCCTCGAACCTGCGCTTCACGCTCGTCTCCCGCGTGCTGCTGATCGCCGGCATCGTCTTCGGCGCGCAGTGGGGCGCGCAGTGGGGCGCGCAGGGCGTGGCGACGGCCTATGCATTCGGCGTCGCGCTCGGGTGGCTCGGCGGGCTCTTCTGGCTGCGCGCCTCCGGGGCGCCGGTCGGTGCGATGGGCCGCAACGCGCTAGGCGTGATGCTCGCCTACGGCCTGTGCGGCCTCGCCTCGGCCGCCGCTGCGCAGGAGTGGGCGAGCTCGCTCGTCGGCCGGCTTGCATTCGGCACGACGGCGATGATCGCCGCCTTCCTGCTGCTCGTCGCACTCTGGCCGGCCTTCCGCCGCAGCGTCATGGACATCCTGCGCAGCCGCAACCTGCTGCGCGCGCGCTGA